In Opitutales bacterium, the sequence AGATGACAAACATGTGAGGTGTGGTGCGTGCCCCGTAGGCTTGGCCGACTGTTCCGTCTTTATCGAGCAGGAAGGCAGTTGCGGCTGTCTCCTTTTCCTCAGCGTAGGCGATGTGCTGCTCTGCAGTTAGGAAATCACGATGATCAGGGTTCGTGGAGTTAATAGCCAGCCACACAACGCCCTTGTCCGTCCACTTTTCCTGAGTCTTCTGCATATTTGAGGAGTCGTAGAATTTAACAACAAAGGGGCAATTCGGATTGAACCATTCCAATACCACGGTTTTGCCTGCAAAGTCTGATAGTGAATGTGTGGTGCCGTTAGCATCAGTCAATGTGAATGCTGGTGCCGTCTCACCGACGGTTGCAGCGGACATCAATGATGCCGCGAAGATGAATACGATAGATATGAGTTTTTTAGTCATGGTGAGTTAGTTGTTAGTCAGGAACGGCCATTAAGAAAGGCTGAGGAGGCAATTTGTTCACAAATTTTGTGATTCTACTTCGAAATCGAACCACTGACATGCAGCTTGACATCAATTCGAGCAACATCATGTTCCATGTGCTTTCCGCGGGTTGATAGCTCAATCGGTAGAGCAGTTGCCTTTTAAGCAATTGGTTCCGGGTTCGAGTCCCGGTCAACCTACCAATTCGGAGAATAAGGAGATGGTGAGTTAGTTGATAAGGGGCGCGCATAGTAATGAGGACTCGACCCCGCGGGTGGTCCGGTTCTCAGCCAGCTGAGCCCGGTTAATTGAATTGTTGCGTGAGCTTCGAGCCGCCGGGCTGTTTGGCCACAATCAATCCAAAATCGACGGAAACAAAAGGAGACCGTAAAATACTTTCAGACAGAGCTAGCTATCGGAATTAGACTTCAACGTGACCACTCAGTAGGGCGTCGACCTTGTCCTGGTTATCCGCCTCGAGGAGACCCTCCACTACAGCAAGGATATCACCGTCGAGGAATTGATCGAGACTGTGAACGGTGACATTAATCCGATGATCAGTGATACGGCTTTGCGGAAAGTTATAAGTCCGAATGCGCTCGGAACGGTCTCCGGTACCGATCTGGCTTTTTCGATTCGCCGCATACTTGGTATGCTCCTCATCTTGCTTACGCTGGAGTAAGCGAGCACGTAGGACGGCCATTGCTTTGGCCTTATTTTTTAACTGCGAGCGCTCGTCCGAGCAATTGACGATCAACCCGGTCGGTTTGTGTAGGATTTGAACTGCAGAATCTGTCGTATTTACCCCCTGCCCACCGGGGCCACTCGCTCGCGCAACTGTAATCTCCAGTTCATTGGGATCTATGGAGATATCCACCTCCTCCGCCTCAGGCAACACCGCCACTGTCGAGGTAGAGGTGTGAATACGCCCGCCACTTTCAGTTACCGGGACACGTTGGACTCGGTGCACCCCACTCTCAAATTTGAGCGTCTTATACGCCTCCTCGCCTTTGAGAAGAAACGTAACCTCCTTAAAACCACCTGTTTCTGATTCGCTCGCA encodes:
- a CDS encoding thioredoxin family protein encodes the protein MTKKLISIVFIFAASLMSAATVGETAPAFTLTDANGTTHSLSDFAGKTVVLEWFNPNCPFVVKFYDSSNMQKTQEKWTDKGVVWLAINSTNPDHRDFLTAEQHIAYAEEKETAATAFLLDKDGTVGQAYGARTTPHMFVISPEGTLVYNGAIDSIRSASAKDIAKAENFVNAALTSLMAGEEIAQATTRPYGCSVKY
- the prfA gene encoding peptide chain release factor 1 → MEGIPPIEPFKAKLSELDEQMQAPDFYSDQRNAAVMSRKHQKVSKLIELYEDLLGAVQELADSREMLADPDMDAELKEMAEAEIAPLEEKIEQLKEAVLVAMIPPDETDDRNIVMEIRAGAGGDEASLFAADLCRMYQRFAERRGWSIEPMSASESETGGFKEVTFLLKGEEAYKTLKFESGVHRVQRVPVTESGGRIHTSTSTVAVLPEAEEVDISIDPNELEITVARASGPGGQGVNTTDSAVQILHKPTGLIVNCSDERSQLKNKAKAMAVLRARLLQRKQDEEHTKYAANRKSQIGTGDRSERIRTYNFPQSRITDHRINVTVHSLDQFLDGDILAVVEGLLEADNQDKVDALLSGHVEV